CATACAGCCCCTAACCGAGGATCTGGGTAAGCCAAGGCTTTACCCGAAGCTCATCCCTGAGCAGAGGGAGGCCACTGGAAGTGTCTGCGTAGGTGGAGGTCCCCCTCTGGTCTGTCTTGCCCCTGCCCACCCTACAGCATCTTGCTCTTAGGAAAGCAGCATTCTCTCCCCTTTCTGGCTGGGTTGGTCCAAAAATACATGTTCACCCGCAGGTGCTGAACCTCACACACAGGTGCAGGCTGTCTGGTCACACAGGGTAATTCCCCCACCCCTTGACTGGGTCTTTGTCTTTTGAATGGGTCACCCTTCCATCGCCATGTTCCAGTCATGAGGCTGCCTCACACACCTTAGTTTCCGGCAGGCTGGAAGCAGGGTTGGATTACTCGTGTGAGGGCCACGGCCGATATCACGTGTCTGGCTGGCCCCTGTGCTTCTCCCTGCCCCGTGGGCACCAGCTATGATGCTCTCAGACTTGAACAGGCTCCTGTCAATAGTCCCCGCCCAGCACCTCGCCCCCACTCACACCCCCATGCTGGTTTCAACCTCTTCACTGTTATCCACGCCCTCCGGTCTCTCCAGAATGTCCTCCTCGGCTCTCTCTCCGCCCACCCGGAAACCTCAAGCCCTGCTTCTTTCCTTGACTTCCCTTCTTGCCTTTCCTCGCCTTACTAAACTCATCGGAGCTATTCTTAATGGGGTCGGCGGATGAATTTCCAGAAATTCATcaacccctctgtgcctccacGAACACGCCATGTTCTCTCTGCGACCCTCGCCGCTTTGGGGGCTGCACTCACTGCCTGGAAGAGTCTCTCCTCCTCCACGCAAGACCCCTgacccctctcccatccccccccaaCTCGCACATTCCTATTCCTACTCCTATTCCCTCTTCCCAGAAATACGTGGACATTCATCGGCTGGTAATTCATCATACTTGGACTTAGCCTCCTCTCCAGCTGACCCAACAGCATGAGGCCTGCCTTCTCTCACCCCGAGCATAAGCGCTTTGATTTCAGGGACTCGTGAGCCATGATGTATCCCTCCCTGCGTCACCCCCTCCCTGCACGCACAAGGCGCATACGCCTGGGCGCATATGCACGCACATTGACACACTCCCTTGTGCTCTGCCCGTGTTCCCTGCTTCAGGGAAGGTGCTCATCCCTCTCTCGGCCATCCTTCATGCCCAGTCTTCCAGGTCACCATGGAgacatcacttctttttttttttttttttaggaataaaaacattttatcttgTGTATTCAGAATCACACACAAATTACCTTTACAGTTCAATTTACTATATAGCAGTCATTCgggttttatattttcagttaaatTCTGAACTGAGAttacaatattataaaaaaaaagaaaaggattattaCATTAATTCGTACTTTTTAGCACACCAAATTGAAATACATAAGTTCAAACTTCAGATTTATGTGAACAGTCTTCAAATACAACAGGGACATTTCTTAAGGTTACCATCTCATTCACATGTGAAATTTACAACTCTGAGCTGTTAGACATAGAACAACTCTCCTATGAATATGGCAGAGCTGACATGCCACGAAGCCCAAAGCTGTATAGTCAAGCCAAGGACTCAAAGTCGTACCATCTTCTAAAAGGTCTGCCATGTCTGGACCACAAAACACAACATGTAAAGAAGGCTGGGAATAATTCCTCCTCTTTATTACGGTTAAAAAAAGTTCCATGTAGCTTGTAACTTTGCATAAAACCCCATATTATACCTTGGCAAAGTCCAAGGGTAATTATAGATGACAATGGATTAGGgtcttaaatttaattattagaacCCATGAAATTCAAATGGACATCAATCAAATCAAAAAATATTAAGCACCTACTGGTTTAGATTAAAATTTATTAGAGATTCATGATCAATTACTTTCCACCTTGAAATCAAGGTATAAAAACCAGCTATTAAGTGCATTCCAAACTTCTCCTTGTGATTTCAGACTTTAGtaggagtttgttttgttttagttacgCTTAGTTTCTTGTTTCCCATTTGTTCAGCTtagtaattttaattcttttcatacTAAAATTTTGTGACTGGGGGAAGGGAGTTAGTGTTACTGACCTGACGGTTGTCGCCAGGAGTTTGCGTTGTTCACTGCTAGTGTATTAGTAATCCTAGATCTCAGAATCACAATCACAATTAGTAATCCTAGATCTCAGAATcacaatagtaataaaataactTACTCTATGTTCACATGTGGAATTTCTGTCTCCCAAGAGGAAATGTGACTTCACTTTGGTGCCAATGGACAGAAAATTCTACCTGTGGAGACATCACTTCTTCCAGAATCCCTCCCTCATGCTACACCAGCCCTCCGCATGCCCTCACTGCTTCCTTCCTCATAGGGCACGCTGCGTATTTCCGGCGTGGGCTTTACCCCGCTGTGCTGGTGCTATAGTGACTGGCCGTTTGTATCGCCCACCAAAGGAGTCACTCTGTGCATGGAGGGAGgccagcaggcttcctgccacaTGAAAGGCATTCGATAaatgttctggttttgttttgttttgttttttaatgatttaacaaATGAAACTGAGGGTGAACAGTTCTTTTGGCTGAGTGGATCTGAGCAAAACAGAATTGTCAGGAAACCTCCTGCAGCAAAATCGCACTGTGCCTCCCAGCTCCACACGAAGTCACTGCAGCACTACGGGCTGTGTAGGGTCGCCGTGGGAGAGCCTCTCTCCTGGGAGTAGGGCAGTACTTTGACTATATTCTTAGGGGGTTGGTGTCTGGGAACTTATGGGTTTGGGTTTGAATGAGGTTGAAGGTTATGTTAAGGCTTAGGCTGGGAGAGATCTGCTTGGAAGCCAGGCTTGGGTCAAAGGGACCAGGGCATAGAGCCAGGCTGAGGACATACATAGGGTTAGGGATGAGGCCAGGGCTAGAGATCAGAAGAGGGCTGGGGCTAAGGACCAGCTGAGGCTTGGGCTGATGATGAGATGTGGCTGGAGCTAGGGATGAGTGCGAGGCTGGGCAGGGGCCTGGTTTGGAAATAGGGATGGGGTTGGAGTTGTGGTTGGGAACGGGGCTTCCTCTACGTTAACTCTCTCTCCCTGCAGTGGCTGGGGCTCTGAAGATCCTCCCGGAAGTAAAGATGGAGGGAGTGCTGGGTGGATCCATTACCATCGAGTGCCCGCTTCCCCAGATGCATCTAAGGCTCTATCTGTGCCGGGAAATGGCCAAGACTAGAGGCTGTGCCACCGTGGTGTCCAGCAAGAACTTTGTCAAGGAAGAATACAAGGAACGAGTCACCCTGAAGCCTTGTCCAGATAAGAACCTGTTCCTCGTAGAGGTGACAGAGCTGACCAAGAGCGATAGTGGGGTCTATGCCTGTGGGACAGGCATGAACACAGACCAAGGCAAGACCCAGCTAGTCACCCTGACTGTCTTCAGTGGTAGGTGTCCCAGGCTCAGTGCACCCAGAAAATGTCTTCACATGTGACGGCTGAGACAGCCACCGGTCCCCCAGACTCCTGCTATTGCCATGTTAGCCAGTCCAAAGATACCGGTTGAAACCTCACAGTCCCCCCAATTTCTGGTCCAAACCATATGAAAGGAACAAGACCAGCACTCTTCTTACAACACTTACTGTGCTGTACTGTATCCATCCCACCCAAGGCCTAAGAGGAGTGGGGATTTAAGATTGAGGAGGGGCTCTGAGACAGGAAGAAGTTAGAAGCGAAAGGACATAATTGGCCTACACAGTTGCCCCATAAGAAATATCAGGGACAACTATTAAGGAAAGACAGTCATTTTTCAAGCCACATTTGTAAGCCAAACTTGGTACTTTATAATCGGATCCTTTCCATATGTCTTCTGACTCCCACGTTCTTCCATTCCTCCACTGATTTCCTAATCAAATGCAGCCTCGAATCCCAGTGGTGGTTAGTGCAAAAGTTGGCTGAGTGAAGGCGAAAGAGAATTTCTTTTGGGGAAGTCTCTAGTCCGCTTCTTTTTGTGCTCTTCTTGGTGGATTCTGCCGTCCTCCGCTTGCTGCCATCCACCCTGGCTTGGTCAGCTTCAACTCCTACTGACATCCCCTTCCCCAGGTCTCAGTCTGGTCTTAGAGCCCACAGGTGTGTTCCGCTTGCCTCCATAGAGTATGAGCCATTCTGGGAAGAGGAGCCGATGCCTGAGCCCCCACCTTGGCTTCACAGATTTCTACACATGCCGGTGCCCCCTTGGCTCCAGATGCCTGCACGTGACAATTCTTTTGAATTTGTACCTAAAGGTCAGTTCGTCAAAGCTAAGgtgggagaggaggtgggagagatgATGTGGCATTGTGACAGTGGAGGAGGGGGGATGCGTTCAGTTCATCGAATGGTTGGCAGAGTACAGCTGAGTCTCAGATGTGTATTTCCCTGTCTTGGGAGAGGGTACCTCCGTAAGATCAGCATCCTATGTCCTTCAAGCCCAACCTAAAGCCTTGTCCACTTGGCACTAACTGCAGGACTTACACATCACCACCAGGTGGCACCACAAGTAATGAAGTCTGTGCTCCATTCACAAAATCTTCGTTCTTTTATGAATGACTTACAGAAGCCAAGACTGGGCAGAACTTTTCCAGCCAGAGGTCCTGATGCCTCCTGTTCCCCAAAGGGCCATCTACATTTGCTGGAATACAGTGATTTTAACGATTCCATTTTGCAATAAAAGACTGATGATTATACTAATTATACTATAATTATATACTGATGATTATACTAATGATATCTTACATTCCTATAtccttttcctgttttaaatgcattttgacATGCAATATTTCCACCACATATTCACATATATCTTGTGAGGTAGATACATGAATTGAACAATTGATACCCTGGAGGACTTTGCTAGAGAGATAATATAATTGAGTGTACCACATACCCAAGGTTGTGACTGATAGGTGTAGGATGGAGAACAGGCAAGCACACAAATACAGCATAGGGTAGAGTGGGGATGGAACTACAAACAGGATTTTCCCCATGCTCAGAGGAGAGCAAGCTCTTCTGCCTGGGAACTCCaagaagtcttcctggaggaaatggcatttgaagcaaatatatttagaaaaatatatagaatagcAAATATACTAGGTGTAGAGGACATGCTAAGAAGGCATTTTAGCCATGAAGACTTCAAGTACAGAGTCTAAGTAAAGAGAAGGAGTGTGTTCAGGAAAGAGAGGGTGACCTAATCCTGCTGGAGACTAGAGTGTGTATAGGGAAAATCACTTATTTCTGCTATCTCCTGCAGTTACCACACCAGCTGAAGGGACAGAGGCCCCTCCAGAAATCCACTCCTCCCCGACCACCCCAACCTCTCACTACCTTCGAGTTTCCAGAGCGTCTTCAGTAGCAGCTGCCAACCCACCAACCTTCCTGCCATCTACCAGAGCCTCAGAGACCTCAGCTCCGGAGGGGCTGCTTAAGCCCCAGACAGCCAGCTACAATTACCACACCAGGCTTCACAGGCACAGGTAAGAGGTCTCCACCACCCAGAATGGGCTAGAGGTCGGGCAAAGTAGTCAAGAGGTAGGAGACCCACTGAACTCTTCTCACAACATCTGCCAACAGAGACCCTTCTTGTCTTTAGGCCCCTGTGGGCCATACTACCTATGAGTGTAGCACATTAGCTCATTAGTCCAATGACAAGAATACAGTTGGCAATGCCCCAGCAGGAGATCCTGTAGGAAGGAGACCCAAATCTTTAAGTTGCTCAGCATTCATTCAGATCTGCTTTGATGCGGaactgaataagaaaaaaaaactaatgatgaaaatattaactattcaattgatttcatctgttttcttttgctttttcagtgTGGCTaggatatttaaaattacatgtgtaATTTTAACGTAGTATTTCTACTGGAGGGCACTGGTCAAAGACTGGGGCACACCCAGGAAAGTGCTGCAATGGATCACTAGGGGGCAGCATTAGAGCAGCCTCCAAAGAAAACCTGTAAGAATTGGAATTATTTTTGCCTAAGCAAAGACAAGCATGTTGGTGAGGAAAGGGACCTCCAGCATCATttgtgttttatagatgaggaactgAGGTCATCAGAACTACGTGTTTTCAAATAGAACCAGGACTCCTGATTCCTAGTTCAGTAGACTCCACCAGCCGGCCAGTGGAGAACTCAAGTCAGTTCaaccaacattttctttctttatttcctttttttttttttttttttaagatttatttatttgagagagagagagaaagcacaaatgggaggggaagagagagagggagagacaatctcaagcagactctgtgctcaacacTGAGCCATCTGGGGGCTCactctcacgaccctgaggtcatgacctgagctgaaaccaagagtcagaagctcaactgactgcgccacccaggtgtccctcaaccAACATTTTCTCAGTTTCTACTATCTGCCAGGCATTGTGCTCTGTCCTGAAAAATGTAAGAACGATGAAAACATGAAATATCCAGGTCTTCTCTTACTAACGCCATTCTGACTGTAATAAGTGTTGTAATCCGTACAAACACAAGAGCTGAggacagtgagaaaaaaataattctagtttTCCATGGTTGCAAGAGAAAATAGAACTGATGTACTCACCCTTTAAGGAAAGTAAAATTTCAATCTGTAAACAACATGGAGGGAAGACCTTTTAAGCAGAGGGCACCCCATGTGAGAAACAACTTTTCCACTGTTATAAGAAACTTAATTTGCTTAGTATTTGCACTAATCTTGTAAAGAAACTGAGATGCAAACAGAGGGGAACTGACATTTACTGATTGCTGCTTGGACCAGGTGCTTTCCCTTCTTTATACCTACAATTTTGTTTCATCCTTGAACTTCCGTGAAATAGGCTTTACTCTACCCATTTCTCTGGAAATGAGGCTCAGCGAGGTTCGGAGACTGATTCAAGATCACACGGCCAGTAGAAAGCTGAACCTGAATTTATATCCGGGTTTCATGACTCCAATAGACAAGGCTctttgagggtggggtggggagaaggcttttttaaagaaaggggcCATTTCCCAAAAAGCCATTTCCCAAAAAGTTGGCTATTTGGGAATGCTGCCTtaaacctccctccctcccagacctcttccttccctctccctctcctttcttcctcagagCCTTCCACCAGGACCCCTTGCCTGGGTTGGAAGGCCAAGGATTTCACATCCTGGTCCCCACCACCCTGGCCCTCATCCTGGTGGCACTGCTGGGGCTGTTGATGAAAAGGGTCATCCAAAGGAGAAAAGGTGAGCGGCTGGGGGCTCAGTTGGAACAAGGCGAGTTGTGAGAAAGGCCCATTCAGACTCCGCTGgaagcccaccccccacccccagcttccccaAGGGAAAACTCAGGAGCTTCAGATGGGCAACCTGTGGCACGAGAAACGTGGCAGGGGGTCTACGGTCTGGAAAGGGGGATGGGGACGTGGAGGGCGGCCTGGGGCCTTTGGTCTTCCGTGTTGGGCCAGGCTGTGGCTCATACATTCAGATCATCTCCACGGCAGACCCGGCCAAGCGCCCCGGGGAGGGAGACAGCCCGTAGTTTCCGGGGACCCGAGTGAGGGGGACGGTGGCTCAGGGCCCCTGACACCTTTCTCCTCTTCCCGGGCAGCCCTCTCCAGGCGGGTCCGCCGAGCGGCCGTGAGGATGCGCGCCCTGGAGGCGTCCCAGCGGCCCCCGACGCAGCGGCCCCGCGCCTCGCAGCCGCCGCGCTCCCAGAACATCTACAGCGCGTGCCCGCGGCGCGCCAGGGCGGCGGACGCTGAGGGTGAGCCGGGGGCCGGACGCCGCGGGGACAGAcggccgggccgggcgggggccACGCGGAGCGAGACCCTTGAGCACCAAGCAGCCGCAGAAATTGCGTGGACTCCGAGGCTGCGCCCGAACCCCTTGCCTCCGGGAACGCCCGCACCTCCGCTCCGGCTCCGCCTCCCCAGGACTTCCGGCGGGCCGGGGGCGGAGCCGGGGCGGGCCAGGGGCGGGCCAGGGGCGGGCAGGGCCGCGGCCACGCCCTCACCTTCGTCTCCTGGTCTCCTTAGGTGAGGGGGAGGTACCTCTCCCAGGCCTCCGAGCGTCGGCGCCCCCTGCCACTCCGCAGGTAAGCTCTGCCCCGCCCCTGCTTGGCATCTGCGGCCGGAAGCCGGCTCTAGACCTGGGCTGGACCCTGCGGGGAGGCGGCTCCCGAAGCTGCGCGTTAGCCGGAGGGCACGGCTTTCCCAGCAGCTCCTGGGCCCCGAGTCTGGGAAGAAGTTGTGTCAGTTTCCTCCTTTGAGGGTGTCGGTGGACTGAGAGTCCAACGATCGTGGTAGACTCCGTTACCTGGCTTCTAGCCATGGGGTAAATTGGGGGTTAGTAGAGGCGAGGGATGGCAATTCTACACACGAAGGGCTTTCATGTGAAAGAGCTGCGATTTCCAGGAGGTCTTAGGGATTGGAATCTACCCGTTTTACTTCAATATGAGGGAGAACTTTCTAGTAAACTCTTGTCGATGAGAGGAGGCACTTTGCCCATCACTAGAGGTACTAAGCCTGGCCTAGAGGATGACTTGGCGGACAGATGTCAAGACGTAGAGGATTCAACCCTTGGCTGAGGCGGAGTCCTCTGGAAATCTATGAATGGCCATAGAGAACTCCTGTGTCTGTGGATACCCATTGGTAGACAGGTAACAAGTATTTGAACTGTCCATTCATTTTTGCTTATCCAAATTAAgaagagaaactattttattCTCTGAAGTAGCCCAGAGTAGTTAAAAACTAGTACTACTATTGCCCCAGGAACCAGGAAAAAACTAAGCTTGGTGAATGTCCTAGTTTTAATTGGAGTGTTGACAAAGCTAATGCAACAGACCCTAAACCACAGGGCTTACGAGATGGAAGCCTGTTTTCCTCCCAAGTTAAGGCAGGGGACCAGGAAGTGGTGGCCAAAGCCACCAGGTCATCCAGGGACTCAAACAATTTCTGTCTTGTTGCTCGACTATCCTCTGGAGTCTCGTCTGGTCCACCATCAGTGCTCAGTCACAGCCTTATGTCTCCATTCCAGCCCCAAAGAGACAGCAAAAGGTGTTTCTTTAagaccatgaccctgaggttTCATGCATCCCATCCAGTCACATCCCATTGTCCATAGCCTAGTCATGCAGCCACACCTATCTTCAAGGGAGACTGAGACATGGACCCCCTAACTGGACAATTGTGTGCCTTGCTAAAAAGGTACAGTGATGCCCAGTAACCAGTAACAGCTCTGCCATAGTCACCTCCAGCTTCCTGACCTTGCCCTTACCCACCCCTGCTAGAGAAGGTTCGTAGTAGCATAGGTATGGCCCAGCAGCACCATCTACCATGACACCAGCCCTTTCCTCTTGAACTTCCCTGCTGCCACACACACCCTCACCCAAGCCTGTACTTTGCTCCCATCTTACACTTCCTCCCTGCTTGAAACTCTCATTCCCACTATTAGGGATAAAACTCTTGACCAAACCAGTCCACCACAAGGTGTGTATGGTTAATGGCTCAATATTTTAGCTTTCATAGGGAGCATCTTGATTTTTCAAGCAGAATAAATTAATCTTAGGTGAAGGACGGTGACAAGCAGTGGGAGATATATCTTTGAAACACGTTGCAGCTCATTCTTTCTCTGCTAACGTTCACAAAGTAGTAGTTGCTTTCCATGACTGAGCACTTCCTGAGTGCCACCATGCTCATGGGCCCGAACTTGCAGTTCTCAGCACTTGTATTTCAATACGTGACTCTCCCTCCTGAAGCCTTGTTGGGTGGATGTTATAATAATTGTGCAGTGTTGGAATCAATGCACAGTGCTATCTTCCCCCAAGCTGACCCATCCTGAAAGCAGATGACCCTGAAGTTTCTTTCCGGGGAAGAGGAGTACCACTGTGCCCAAGTAGCCTACggccttcctcctcttccctaccCAGCCCCTTCCTGGAATGTACTGTTATGCCACATCACAGCCTCTCTTAGTCCTTACAGAGGTGCAAGGGATGACTCACCGTGCTTCTGAATAACTCCCTAAGAAGATGCATATTTATTCCACAAGTCACACTGTCTAATCCCAGAGGGGAAACTCCTCTGGCAGCTGAGTCTCCTTCAGACCCATGCTTAGCCAGGTGACTTGAGCCCAAACCCCATTTAAGGCATTTCCTGCCCACATTAGATTTAAGTGGTTTCCAGTTATCTTCGGTGAGACGCCACCTGAAACTGCCCAAGGCAGAGCCACCTCTGTGTCTTTGCCTTCTAGAAATCGGCAACCATGCACATGCCCCCCATTGCCCACTGTGAAAATCTATCTGGAGAGATACTAAAATCACCCTACTCAGATCCAATGATGCTTGTATGCTGTTTCCCAGGTATCTGAAGCTCTCTGGCTCCATGCCCCGTCTCTGAAGACCAGCTGTGAATACATGAGCCTCTACTTCAAGCCTGCTGCCAAAGCGGAGGACATGGATGCTGATGATTATGTCAATATCCC
The window above is part of the Mustela erminea isolate mMusErm1 chromosome 17, mMusErm1.Pri, whole genome shotgun sequence genome. Proteins encoded here:
- the FCMR gene encoding fas apoptotic inhibitory molecule 3 isoform X2; the encoded protein is MSDSVHVAGALKILPEVKMEGVLGGSITIECPLPQMHLRLYLCREMAKTRGCATVVSSKNFVKEEYKERVTLKPCPDKNLFLVEVTELTKSDSGVYACGTGMNTDQGKTQLVTLTVFSEYEPFWEEEPMPEPPPWLHRFLHMPVPPWLQMPARDNSFEFVPKVTTPAEGTEAPPEIHSSPTTPTSHYLRVSRASSVAAANPPTFLPSTRASETSAPEGLLKPQTASYNYHTRLHRHRAFHQDPLPGLEGQGFHILVPTTLALILVALLGLLMKRVIQRRKALSRRVRRAAVRMRALEASQRPPTQRPRASQPPRSQNIYSACPRRARAADAEGEGEVPLPGLRASAPPATPQVSEALWLHAPSLKTSCEYMSLYFKPAAKAEDMDADDYVNIPCLTHLASCPPGPRPWCQ
- the FCMR gene encoding fas apoptotic inhibitory molecule 3 isoform X1, with product MDLWLWSLCFLPVAGALKILPEVKMEGVLGGSITIECPLPQMHLRLYLCREMAKTRGCATVVSSKNFVKEEYKERVTLKPCPDKNLFLVEVTELTKSDSGVYACGTGMNTDQGKTQLVTLTVFSEYEPFWEEEPMPEPPPWLHRFLHMPVPPWLQMPARDNSFEFVPKVTTPAEGTEAPPEIHSSPTTPTSHYLRVSRASSVAAANPPTFLPSTRASETSAPEGLLKPQTASYNYHTRLHRHRAFHQDPLPGLEGQGFHILVPTTLALILVALLGLLMKRVIQRRKALSRRVRRAAVRMRALEASQRPPTQRPRASQPPRSQNIYSACPRRARAADAEGEGEVPLPGLRASAPPATPQVSEALWLHAPSLKTSCEYMSLYFKPAAKAEDMDADDYVNIPCLTHLASCPPGPRPWCQ
- the FCMR gene encoding fas apoptotic inhibitory molecule 3 isoform X3; protein product: MEGVLGGSITIECPLPQMHLRLYLCREMAKTRGCATVVSSKNFVKEEYKERVTLKPCPDKNLFLVEVTELTKSDSGVYACGTGMNTDQGKTQLVTLTVFSEYEPFWEEEPMPEPPPWLHRFLHMPVPPWLQMPARDNSFEFVPKVTTPAEGTEAPPEIHSSPTTPTSHYLRVSRASSVAAANPPTFLPSTRASETSAPEGLLKPQTASYNYHTRLHRHRAFHQDPLPGLEGQGFHILVPTTLALILVALLGLLMKRVIQRRKALSRRVRRAAVRMRALEASQRPPTQRPRASQPPRSQNIYSACPRRARAADAEGEGEVPLPGLRASAPPATPQVSEALWLHAPSLKTSCEYMSLYFKPAAKAEDMDADDYVNIPCLTHLASCPPGPRPWCQ